A genomic window from Trueperella bialowiezensis includes:
- a CDS encoding TIGR03089 family protein — protein sequence MTHASPTTLYESLVALGTSPALVWYGEDGRTELSGKVFANHVAKIANYLEQECDLFPGNRIVLDLPPHWKALTWALGGLVAGGFVVVGREKVDDGEPGTIIVTNEPAAVSADDPGDLVVALNLDSFGFAWEGDLPDGVADGTADVMGQADALLVEGVDGDSNYSFWAHVLHDVPTTDRVVVKDATLSQAIALTYLAFEREISVVFVADGRDAAEVAAAEKGTVLEL from the coding sequence ATGACCCACGCCTCACCGACCACCCTCTACGAATCGCTCGTTGCGCTTGGCACCTCGCCCGCCCTCGTCTGGTATGGCGAGGATGGGCGCACCGAACTATCCGGGAAAGTGTTTGCTAACCACGTCGCCAAAATCGCGAACTACCTCGAACAGGAATGCGATCTTTTCCCCGGCAACCGGATCGTCCTCGACCTGCCCCCGCACTGGAAGGCGCTCACATGGGCACTTGGCGGGCTGGTGGCTGGCGGCTTCGTCGTCGTGGGGCGCGAAAAAGTCGACGACGGCGAACCGGGCACCATTATCGTCACAAACGAACCGGCCGCGGTCAGTGCGGACGATCCGGGAGACCTCGTCGTCGCCCTTAACTTGGATAGTTTCGGATTCGCGTGGGAGGGCGACCTGCCGGACGGGGTTGCCGACGGGACTGCCGACGTCATGGGCCAGGCCGATGCGCTGCTGGTCGAAGGTGTGGACGGCGATTCGAACTATTCGTTCTGGGCACACGTGCTTCACGACGTGCCCACGACCGACCGGGTGGTCGTCAAGGATGCCACGCTCTCACAGGCAATCGCGCTGACCTATCTAGCTTTCGAACGCGAGATTTCCGTGGTTTTCGTCGCAGACGGTCGTGACGCGGCCGAAGTGGCCGCCGCGGAAAAGGGCACGGTGCTCGAGCTCTAG
- a CDS encoding bile acid:sodium symporter family protein, giving the protein MAYSVAEVIELERNGVGVKKERAARLSAEDRSALVAVTVFPAIIVIGAVWAYHFPTTAAHLTPYVSPGLGFIMFTMGLTLTLEDFRRVAERPLAVALGVAAQYVIMPLAAIGLVHLLNLPAGIAIGVILVGTAPGGTASNVVAYLAKADVALSVTLTTVSTLLAPVFTPLLVQWLAGTLTEIDGGAMAISILKTVVIPVVGGVLLRLLIPRVIDRLLPVLPWISTVGITLVVAALVPGSVDALRTAVGVVFAAVILHNLAGLAFGYGVSKLTGQEARTCRTVSIEVGMQNSGLAATLAKTHFPATPEAALPGVIFSVWHNISGALIALIYRRRAEAQARTQAAPDHAS; this is encoded by the coding sequence ATGGCTTATTCTGTAGCGGAAGTGATCGAACTTGAGAGGAATGGCGTGGGCGTGAAAAAAGAACGTGCGGCGCGGCTGAGTGCGGAGGATCGGTCGGCGCTCGTAGCAGTCACAGTGTTCCCGGCCATCATCGTCATTGGTGCGGTGTGGGCGTATCATTTCCCGACGACGGCAGCGCACCTAACCCCGTACGTGTCACCCGGTCTGGGGTTCATCATGTTCACGATGGGTCTCACGCTCACACTGGAGGACTTCCGGCGGGTAGCTGAGCGCCCGCTCGCAGTGGCACTCGGCGTGGCCGCGCAATACGTAATCATGCCGCTGGCCGCGATTGGGCTGGTGCATCTGTTGAACCTGCCCGCTGGGATCGCGATCGGAGTGATTCTTGTCGGTACGGCTCCTGGAGGTACGGCGTCGAACGTCGTGGCCTATCTGGCGAAAGCCGACGTCGCACTGTCCGTCACGCTGACCACCGTGTCAACCTTACTAGCGCCGGTGTTTACCCCGCTGCTCGTACAGTGGCTGGCTGGCACACTCACCGAGATCGACGGCGGAGCAATGGCTATTTCGATCTTGAAAACCGTGGTCATCCCCGTGGTTGGCGGCGTGCTGTTGCGCCTACTCATCCCGCGGGTGATCGACAGGCTGCTGCCCGTGCTGCCATGGATATCGACAGTGGGGATCACCCTCGTGGTGGCAGCGCTCGTACCCGGCTCGGTGGACGCCCTCCGCACGGCCGTCGGCGTCGTGTTCGCCGCGGTCATCTTGCACAACCTGGCAGGTCTGGCCTTCGGCTACGGCGTGAGCAAACTGACCGGGCAGGAAGCACGCACATGCCGCACCGTGTCGATCGAAGTGGGCATGCAAAACTCCGGGCTGGCGGCCACGCTCGCAAAGACCCATTTCCCAGCCACGCCCGAAGCTGCCTTACCGGGCGTGATCTTCTCCGTGTGGCATAACATTTCAGGCGCGCTCATCGCGCTCATCTATCGCCGCCGGGCAGAGGCACAGGCGCGCACCCAGGCCGCGCCAGACCACGCGAGCTAG
- the rfbA gene encoding glucose-1-phosphate thymidylyltransferase RfbA: MRGIILAGGSGTRLHPITQGTSKQLVPVYDKPMIYYPMSTLMLAGIQDILVITTPEDAPQFHRLLGDGSQFGINLQFTVQEVPNGLAQAFVLGADFVGSSPASLILGDNIFYGPGMGTKLRRNTNPDGGAVFAYHVHDPERYGVVEFDENFKALSIEEKPAKPKSNYAVPGLYFYDNDVVEIAKNLKPSARGEYEITDVNKVYLEAGKLSVEVLPRGTAWLDTGTFDSLADATSYVRTVEARQGLKIGAPEEVAWRMGFLDDAELAARAEPLVKSGYGDYLLGLLEYGK; the protein is encoded by the coding sequence ATGCGTGGAATTATTTTAGCTGGTGGATCCGGCACTCGTCTTCATCCGATTACTCAAGGCACGTCGAAGCAGCTCGTGCCCGTCTATGACAAGCCGATGATCTACTACCCGATGAGTACGCTCATGCTCGCCGGTATCCAAGACATCCTGGTCATTACAACTCCGGAAGATGCTCCGCAGTTCCACCGTCTCCTTGGCGATGGCTCGCAGTTCGGTATCAACCTGCAGTTCACGGTTCAAGAGGTGCCGAACGGGCTAGCGCAGGCGTTCGTGCTCGGCGCCGACTTCGTTGGCAGTTCCCCGGCCTCGCTCATTCTTGGGGACAACATTTTCTATGGCCCGGGCATGGGCACCAAGCTGCGGCGTAACACGAATCCGGATGGCGGGGCCGTGTTCGCCTATCATGTGCACGATCCGGAGCGTTACGGCGTCGTTGAATTTGACGAGAACTTCAAGGCGCTCTCTATCGAGGAAAAGCCGGCAAAGCCGAAGTCGAATTACGCGGTGCCCGGCCTGTACTTCTATGACAACGACGTGGTTGAGATCGCGAAGAACCTCAAGCCGTCCGCGCGCGGCGAATACGAGATTACCGACGTCAACAAGGTCTACCTCGAGGCCGGCAAGCTCTCCGTTGAGGTTCTGCCGCGTGGCACCGCCTGGCTCGACACCGGCACGTTCGACTCGCTTGCGGATGCCACCTCGTATGTGCGTACGGTTGAAGCCCGGCAGGGGCTGAAGATCGGCGCACCCGAAGAGGTTGCTTGGCGGATGGGTTTCCTCGACGACGCCGAACT